The Panthera tigris isolate Pti1 chromosome E3, P.tigris_Pti1_mat1.1, whole genome shotgun sequence genome segment AACCAACTGATCTGTTcgtgaatatttattaagtggcTATGATATGCCAGGTTCAGGTTAACCTTCATTGTGGGGacagaagaagaacaagaaaagtcTGTGCCCTCAGGGAGTTTACATTCTGGTGGGGATAGAAAATATGAGgtatacaaataaatggagacaGCCAGTGACGAGGTCATCAAGAAACTAGGCAGAGACAGGGTACGAGCTTGGGTGGCAGGGAGGGCCTCTGTCTGAGGTCACTGTGGAACGACAGGACAGAGCCAGACAGTAAGCAACTAGGGGAAAGCATCCAGATGAATCTTCTTTTTCCCCAAGCTCCCCTCAACCCAGGCCTTGGTCCAACTGTATCTCAAAGGAAACCAAATCCTGGAGGGTGACGTCCCCCTCCCCCTTTATTACAGAGGTTTTCAGAGCTGGGATAGACCAGACACAGGAGGCTGGGATGGGAAAGGATCTACTCGGCTCCTTCTCTCTTGGCCGTGGGACCGCAGGCTTCCTCTGGCCAGGGGCACAGGCCTGACCCCCTGCCTGTCGAGAAACCTGGCCCCTACCCCATCTCCCTCATTCAGGTGTCTCTGAAGCCTCAGGCCAAGCCAGACCCCAGAGCTGAGCCAGCAGGTGCGACAATGCCCGGTCCTCAGACAGGTCTCTTGGTGCCCTAGGAGCACTGCCCGTATGGGCGGGGCCTCCTGAGCATCCTTCCTGATTTGAAGTCCAGGTCCTGGGGAATCCTACTGGTGGGACTGGTCCTCAGGATTTCAGAGAACACGGCATCACCAAAGAGGCCGACGCCCTTCCCAGCAGGCCGGACAACACATTAGGAAGACGTGAGCCTGGGACCTCACGGGAGTGAGAGGGGGAGCCGCGTGGCACAGCGAGACTCCCAGGGCAGGTGGGCAGCCAGGGGCTGGAGGTTCCGGGGTCACTTCTTCCTGGCACGGTCCGCGGCGTCCAGGGCAGCCATGTTGCGGGCGGCTGTGATCAGGTGGACGACACTGATGAGAGACTTGAGCACCGCGATAGGGGCGGTGACCCAGAGGCCCACTCGGAAAAGACCCACAGAGCCAACTGCAGAAGGGAGCACGGGGGGGATACAAAGAAAATGGGAGGCAGGTGAGGGAGAGGCCTGGGAGCTGGTGGCCTTCAGGCCTTCGTCACCCCGGGGCAGGCCAGGCCCCCCTCCCACGCTCCTGCCCAGCCCCTCGCCTCCTACCTAAAGGTCCCTCGGAGAAATTGAACAGGTAGAGGAGACAGTAGAAGAGCTCGTTTCCAGCACACAGGGTAAACAGAGCGGGCTGCACAAACAGCAGATCGGCTGCTTCAGCAAGGGTAgtgccgcccctccccctgcgAAGGGAGGGGGGACCAGAACCCTCTGCGGATGGGTAGCCGGGAAGAACCAGACCCGGGAAATGGGTGTGCAGGGTGGGGCAAGGGTGAGAGGAAAGAGCAATCTCAGCTCTCTCTTTATTGCTTCTCTCTTGAAACATCCTTTCAGACACGACCTCCGCTTCCAGAATAAAGCCCACACTTGACGGCCTAAGACTCCTTGCGCACTGGCTCCACAGGCCAATCTGGCTtcgctctctccttccctcccgaGGAAGGTTCCCCCTCTCTGGATGCACCTGCCCCTCTCTGGGTGCACCGGGCCTCCAGCCCACCTGCTGCCTGCACAAGTCCTCCTCACCAATCCTGCCCTCCCCTTCGTGCCTCAGCTTAcaggcctcccctgccccctccggAGAAAACTCTGGGTTGGTTCCTCCCTCCGACCCCTAAGGTAGGACTAGGGCTGGGCCCCCGCAGGAGCTGAGGGAGCTGGGGGaataagggaggggcaggaaatgcTCACCCTGGAGGTGTAGTAGATGCGAAGCACGGGATTTCCAGACAGGTCGATCATCTTGTGACTCTCACTGCCTCGGACCACAGAACTTGGGGAGAAAGCAAGGGGAATCCATGAGCACTCCTGACCACTAACGCCCATCTAATCCTCCTATCCACCCTCACGACGTAGGTGCTGGGATCGTCCCTGCCCTACAGAGGAAGTGGGGCACAGCTGAGGACCACGGTCTTGCCTGAAGCCACACAATTACCTCGTTGGCAATTACCTAGCAGAGTCAGGATTCGAAGGCTGTTTCAAAAGCCCCCAGCTGTTATCTATTTGGAATTCTGGGACCATCCGGTCTGAAGAGTTTTAGGGATTGCTTAATTCAACTGTGAACAGGACCAAGACCTGACCGACAGAGGATTTGCCCAGGGTCCTTCAACAAAGGAGAGCTGAAAGGGAGACCTCCCAGGAAGCCGGAAGCCGTCCCAAACACCCTCCCAGAcagcctccccccctccccactctagTTTCTTCTTCAGCTGGCCGGCACCCCCAGAATCACAGACCTGTGGAGGTGCAGCCAGTGGCTGGCCACATCCAAGCTCATGCTGAGCTGGAAGAGAAGGGTGGCCCGTGGGTACAGCAGGGCCAGGTTGACCAGCAGACACATGGTGGAGCAGCGGTCCGTCAGCATGTCCAGCATGGCCCCAAACCGGGTCCCTGAAAAACGGGGGCTGTTAGGTGGGAAGGGGCCATCAGGGGCAGGGACCAGGTTTGCTGTGTCTTTCTGATGCAGAGTCTAAAAGAAGCCTGAAAATGTCACCACCTACTTGCCTGGGGAGGAAAACAGGCTGCTGCTATCTGTGCGGTGTGAGGTCAGTGGACAAGGGTCACCATGCAGGAAATGCAGAGACACAGGAGCGAGTAGCAGGGCCTGAGAAGGCTAGGTCTACAGCTCATCAATCCCAGAATCAATGGTCCGGGACTCAAGACAAGCAGACTTAAAGTCTTAGGGAAAGTCTTGCTGGTGGGTTtggagaatagaataaaaaaaatcaaccctcCAGAAACCATCCGTCTTCCTTCTCCATTCTCCCTCTAAACATGCCTTCTGGAATCCCTATTccttgtgcctggcacacaggagaccCCCCAGCAAACACCTGTCGAGTGGATTTTTATTCAGAGAGACCTTCAGCACTGCCACTGCCACCTCGTCTTGCTTACCCCACACCCTATCAGTGAGTTCTTCTTCAGAGCCCGCTAAAATCCCTTCGGTTACAAAACCAGGCCATTCTGTTCTGCCTTCTAGAGATGGGAATGACGGAGCCCTCTGGTTCCGAGTACCCGCCCGCCCTAAGGTCTCAGGAAGCAGGAAAAGGGGACCGAGGGTTGTCGGGCCCCAAGGCTGGTTGGGAGGAAGGTGTCAGTCACCTTGATTAAGGGCCCGAGCAGCGTGTCCATCGAAAGCGTCCAGAAGTCCGCTGAGCAAGTAGAAGGAGGAGGCCGTGAGGGGGCAACAGGGCATGAAGTAGAAAGAAACGATGGCAAAGACAATCCGGGCATAACCTTGGGATGGacgggggcagagagggtggaaTCAGAGACCCCGCCCGAGGCCCCTCACCCTCCCGTTCGGCCCGGAGCCGCGGGCAGCACTCACCGATGAGGTTAGGCACAAACAGGAAGATATTTTCGCCTGGCATCGCGGCGACCCCCTTGCAGCCCCGGGCCCGATCTGGAGGTGGCAACTGAGTCCCAGCCCCGCCGCGCGGCCTCCCCCTCCGGCCCGGCGCACCGGCAGCGCCAAGAGCGCGCAGCTCCCCGCTGTCCCCGCCCGGCCCCAGGTGTTAGAGCTCGCAGCCCGCCGGAGCACCGGCCGGCCCAGATGTGCGTCGGGCGCCGGGGCGCGCACACGCCGCCCTCCCCGGGGGGGGCAGGCCCTCGCGCCTCCAGCGGCCGCCCTCGCCACCCCAGCTGAGCCCCACCGGgcaaaattggaagaaaaaagaaaaaagaaataaaaagcttaaaaatggcTGCGGCCCCTTTAAGACCTGCCcgcttcctcttccctttcctccctccgcCCCTTTCCATCGGCGCGTACCAAAacgcagagggaggagggggcaaggAACCCATGACGCCGAGGAGGGAACCGAGAAGGAGAGGTCAAAAGAAAAGGAGGCCCAGAGGAACTGCTTCCACTCTTCCCTCTCCGGAGGGTATAGCTTCCTGGAGACGAAGACACGGAGAAAATATTCCGCCCTCCTAGACCTACGCGTCCCTGAGATACAAGGTTATTTAGTACAGCCCACATGGTTTCTTCCCCGCCCCTGTCTCGCCCTTGCTCTCGCAGGCTCCAGGGAGCGAGAGAATGGCTAGAGAGGTTGGAAGGCGGCCGAGGGCGGGGTTGTTTCTTGCGTGCCCCTAGTGGTAGGAGGACTGGGTCCCAGGCACTACCTGTGATCTTCCAAAGTTTTTCAGACTTCTGGTGCTGGGCCCAGCATCCCCAAGGAGGGACCCAGAAGGAGGTGGAGTGGAGACCAGAGGAGCGAACGCGACATGCTGGGAAAATGCTCCCCGTCCCCGGCCCCCGCCTTTGGTTCTAGAATCCCTAATATCCTGGCAACCGGGCTGCAGAACGTCCGCAGACACCAAGGGTTTTATAGCGACGGTAGCCGCACCACCCCGGTCCCCCCCTCTTTCCAACCTTCCTCCCCAGCGCCTACTCCCCGTCCCCTGAGACCTAAATAGGAGCTCCTTAGCCCTCTCCGTTTACCTCTTCCCGAGACTTCAACTCCTGCCAGGTCGGGGCCGGCAAGCCAGCTGCCTTGATTTGGGAAGGGCCttaggtgggaggaaggagagtgtCCCTgggagaagtgggggtggggagaggattgTTGTGAGCGTCCCTattccactccctccccccaggaAGATTTAAGGCAAGGATTTCCCCCACCCAGGGAGAGAACTGAGACAGCAGGATGGTTCACCTAAAGGCCTTATTTAAATCTGGCCCCGAGGAATGGTGGTGGGATGGGTCTGGGGGAAGTGGGCTGGTTTCTCAGCCTAACACAGGCTCCACCTGTTCCCAGGAGGATGGCGTCCACACCTACCAGGAATGAGGAGGAAAAGGGCAGCAGGATGTCCCAAGCTGCAACCTCCTTGGGTGGAGGTCCAGTGAGCATGGGAGTGAGATGGAGTGGAGAGCTCCTAGGCCAGGGGTTAGAGTCTCCAGCCTTGAGAGGCTAGCTTCAACCCTGAGCCCATAGCCCCCAGCACTAGGCCTTCAGGTCCTCAAagaaacaaccccccccccaaaaaaaaaaaaaaaaaaaacaacgcccCCCTACTTCCAGGGCCGCCTTTGTCAAATCTCAAGACTCAGCCCTCCAGTACCAGACTCCTTAGACCCAGAGCCCCAGCCTGGGAGCCCCCAGACCCAGGACTCCCATGTGGGGACTCCTAGGCTGAGTCTCTCTGATTTCCCCTTTTGCAGGTTTCATTATCCCGTTCTGAGGAATTCCTGACCCAGATCAGCACAGAACTTACTGATGAGGCCTTGTTTACCGCTGGCTACGGCACGAACCCTGTGCCCACCAAGGAAAAACAGACCCAAGACCGAGGGACTCAGATATCCAAACACGGTGACCCCACCTCCAGGACCACTGTGTCCAGAGACCCCACCATACCCCTAGTTCCAATCCCTGACCCCTCCCAACCACAGCTGAGCTCTCCAGCAATCTCACGTCTCACAGCCCTCCCTGGGACTGCTTAGTGCTTCCCCCGCACAACTCACCCAGTACCCACTCCCCACTGCTGGCCAGGAATCACCTCAGCCCCTTCCTCTCTAGCCACATCTCTTTCTGGCTAGAGGGGTAGGAAATTCTCTGACTGGGGCTTCTACTTCTAGTGTTCTTCAAGACCCGAGGCACCGACACCCGGTGAGTAAATCTTCAATGGAGATGCCCTTTGTCCTGGGAAAAGGATAAGGagcctggaggggagagagggagggtttGACAACATCCTAGTGGGGCAGGGGGATTTTTAAACCGGGAAGTCCGATTCTCTTCTGGTCTGATCCTCAAATTCAGACTTCTCAGCCCTCCCCTTTCCGTCCGCCATCTCTAGTTCTGACAGAAACCGTACCCGCACCAAGACCCACCTCCTGCCATCCCCTCGTGACAAGGTTTGTACCGAGTCCATGAATGACAACGCCATTCAGTATTAACCGAACGAACGTGTGGAGTTCACAGGCTATGCGAGTCCCCGTTTCAGGAGTTTGGGACCCAGAAACAAACGATACGGTCTCTGCCCCTGAAGAGTTCACGGTGTCGTGTGGGACCGGTCAAGTAGATGGTCAGTTACAGCATAATATGTATAAGAGCCCTGTAATAGATGTGTAATAGAAGTGGAAACAGTGAGAAGAGCCCTTATCCCAGCTGCAGTTGGAACAGCAAGGAAAGGAATCATGGGACTTCCTGGAGGGGGTGACACCGAAAGAAAGAatcttctaggggaaaaaaaaaaatggattggtCAGTGTATTCCAAGTGGTAGGGCTTGCTTGGGCGAAGACACAAAGGCGAGTCTCACTAGATGCttagggcaggggagagggtgggaccAGAGGCAGTTTAACCGCGGGAGGACTCAGGCAGGGTAGCCAGGGACTACTCAGAGACCTTATGTGTGCTTATTAAGATCAGAAGTCACTGAAGAGATTTGAGCAAGAGAAGCTGCAATTTTAGATCAGTCACTCTGGTGGTCAGTGGGGAGAACGACCTGGAAAGGGAAGACCTGAGGTGGAGGCCAGTTAGGAATTGTGCCGAGAGACTGAGTCGGTGATGATTAGGTCTCGAATTGTCACAGTGATAGTGTCGATGAGAAGAGGAGCAGATATGAGAAATAAAGACCAGGAAGACTGAGTTTGGTAATTGATTAGAAATGATAGGGGAACAAATAAAAGAGGGAATCAGatgacccctccctccccccaggttTCTGACTTAGGTAACAAGTCTGATGACCTCATGCTTCTGCTCCAAACTCCACACTAGTTCCCCGTTTCGGAGTAAAAGCCATAGCCCATCATAGCTTATAAGGCCCTACAtgatctctctccttccccttgtTTGCCCCTGTTCCAGTCATGCCAGCCTTCTCACTCTTCTTGGAGTATGGCAGCCATGCTCCCGCCTTTGGACAGATCCCACTCCGTGTGGAAACGTAGTGTAGATAGTGGGAAATACGGCTTCAAAACTCACTGGAGA includes the following:
- the CDIPT gene encoding CDP-diacylglycerol--inositol 3-phosphatidyltransferase isoform X1, whose protein sequence is MPGENIFLFVPNLIGYARIVFAIVSFYFMPCCPLTASSFYLLSGLLDAFDGHAARALNQGTRFGAMLDMLTDRCSTMCLLVNLALLYPRATLLFQLSMSLDVASHWLHLHSSVVRGSESHKMIDLSGNPVLRIYYTSRPALFTLCAGNELFYCLLYLFNFSEGPLVGSVGLFRVGLWVTAPIAVLKSLISVVHLITAARNMAALDAADRARKK
- the CDIPT gene encoding CDP-diacylglycerol--inositol 3-phosphatidyltransferase isoform X2 — its product is MPCCPLTASSFYLLSGLLDAFDGHAARALNQGTRFGAMLDMLTDRCSTMCLLVNLALLYPRATLLFQLSMSLDVASHWLHLHSSVVRGSESHKMIDLSGNPVLRIYYTSRPALFTLCAGNELFYCLLYLFNFSEGPLVGSVGLFRVGLWVTAPIAVLKSLISVVHLITAARNMAALDAADRARKK
- the LOC122234676 gene encoding putative protein T-ENOL, which translates into the protein MASTPTRNEEEKGSRMSQAATSLGGGPVSMGVSLSRSEEFLTQISTELTDEALFTAGYGTNPVPTKEKQTQDRGTQISKHVFFKTRGTDTRSDRNRTRTKTHLLPSPRDKNVHQSSSFTSH